One Fuerstiella marisgermanici DNA window includes the following coding sequences:
- a CDS encoding rhomboid family intramembrane serine protease gives MKHRVAEELNFVLVFVGAIWLAFIANAILPGDFNHWGLAPRHISGLVGIVTMPFLHGGWAHLLGNTVPLVVLLCLLAGSRANSVGIVAAIILLGGALLWLFGGSKTIHVGASGLVYGLITFLIVAGFREARFVAIVIAIFVGVTYGATLFSGVLPFMVGKNVSWDGHLFGAIAGGLVAVAAVKPKQESVLA, from the coding sequence ATGAAGCACCGTGTCGCCGAAGAGCTGAACTTTGTGCTGGTTTTCGTTGGCGCAATCTGGCTGGCATTCATTGCGAATGCGATACTGCCCGGCGACTTCAATCACTGGGGGCTGGCACCTCGTCACATCAGCGGCCTGGTCGGAATTGTGACCATGCCGTTCCTGCACGGCGGCTGGGCTCACCTGTTGGGAAACACGGTTCCTCTGGTGGTTTTGTTGTGTTTGCTGGCCGGTTCACGAGCCAACAGCGTCGGCATTGTGGCCGCCATTATTCTGTTGGGCGGCGCGTTACTGTGGCTGTTTGGCGGTTCAAAGACGATTCACGTCGGTGCCAGCGGGTTGGTCTACGGGCTGATTACGTTTCTGATCGTGGCCGGATTCCGGGAAGCTCGCTTCGTGGCGATTGTCATCGCGATTTTCGTCGGCGTCACCTACGGAGCAACTTTGTTTAGCGGCGTCCTGCCGTTCATGGTGGGGAAGAACGTTTCCTGGGACGGCCACCTGTTCGGCGCGATTGCGGGCGGGCTTGTGGCCGTAGCTGCCGTGAAGCCGAAACAGGAATCCGTCCTGGCTTAG